The Myxococcales bacterium region GGCTTCGGCCCGTCACGGGGTCGAGTCCCCAGAAGCCCGTCGTGGAGCTCGTGGCGAGCAGCACCTTGCGCTCTGGGACCGTGGGGCCGCCGGCGTAAGGGCCGTCGGGCGACGGCGTGTGCGCCGCCTCGCGGAACATCGTGAGATCGATGACGCCGGTCGCGCGATCGTTCGACCAGATGCGTGCGCCAGTCTGCGCGTCGAGGGCGAAGATCCCGCCTGCGTAGCTCGCGACGTAGACCACCTTGCCAGCGGCGTTCACGTCGGTGACGGGCGTCGTGTCGACATCGAGGTACTTCGCCGTCTCGCCACCGGAGCGCTCGCTGTCAGCGGCGAGGTCTTGCGGTGTCCACTGCTCGAGACCGCTCTTCGCGTCGTACGCGGTGACGTGGCCATCGGAGAAGCCGATGTAGACCTTGCCAAAGGCCAACGTTGGCCCGGAATATCCAGCGATCTCCATGCCCGCAGCGGGCGTCCGCTGGGCGCGCCAGCGGCTCTGGCCGCTCTTGCGATCGACCGCGAAGACTTGGTCAGCGGCGTTCGCGAAGATCAGCGTATCGCCCGAGAGGACGGGCCTGCGCGCCACCTCGGCGCCGGTCATCATTCGCCAGAGGAGCGCGCCGTTTTGCGCCTTCACCGCGTAGAGCGCGCCGTCGTGTGACCCAAAATACAGCGCGTCGAGCTCGGCGTCGTAATAGGGCTCGCCTTGTACGACGCCCATCGTCTCGAAGCGCCACAGGGTGCTGCCGTCGCCGGCGCGGAGCGCGTAGAGGCCGCGGTCGGCGGAGCCGACGAAGACGCGCCCGCCGCGGGCGTCGATCTCGATGCGCCCGCGTTCGTAGTCCTCGCCGATCTTTCGGGACACGGCCGTCAACGGGCGCGTGTAAAGCACACGCATCACGCCGCTGGGGCGATGCGTCCAGAGCGGAACCTCGGGACTGACGCGGTCGGCCGTTCCGGCACCGGTGCAGCCAAGAAGCGCCGCGCCCAGCGCTGCCGAGCCCAAGCGACGAGACAGCCCGGGCAGACCGGGCAGGCCAGACGAGCCGCTCAATGGCCCCCGTGCCCCTTCTTGTCGGCCTGCTCTTTCATTTGCTTCTGCATTTGCTCGATCATGCGTCGCATCTGGGCGTCGCTCATCTTGTTGCCCGGACCGCCGCCGGCGCTCATCTGCGGCTTCGGCGGCAGCGCGCTCGGGTCGAGGGCGCGGAGCCGGTCCTCGGCGACGCTCTCCAGATACGGGAACGGGTGGCCCTCGCCGGGCTTGTTAACGCGCTCGCGAATGCTCTTCAGGAGCTCCTTAGCCTTGTCCTTGTCGCCCTTGGCCTCGAGGACGCGCGCCTGGTGGTACATGCCGAGCTCTTTGAAGCCCTTCACGTCTGTGTTCTCGAGCTCGCGAAAGATCTTGGCCGCCTCGTCGAGCTTGGCCGCATCGCCGCCCTGCGCCTTGAGCTCCAGCGCGAAGCCAAGCCCCTCGAGGGCGCGGCCACGAACCTCCGCATCGGCCGTGGCAAGCACCGACGCGCGAACCGACTGAAACGCAGCGATGGCGGCGTCGGGCTCGCGCCGGTCGAGGAGCAACGACCCCTCGGCGAGCTTGGCCAGGTAGGCCGCTCCCGTGCCGGGGAACTTGGCCTGCACGTCGCGGTACTTCGCGAGCGCAGCGTCGCGTCGCTCTGCCGCGGTCTTGAAGAGCGGCGACGGATCCTGGAATCCTTCCGGCTCCTCGGCCGGTTCGCTGCCGACACGTCCGCGCTGGTCGGCGACGGCGGCGGCCAAGAGCTCCGACGCGCGGTTCTCGGTGCGCTGGGCCATGCTCTCTTTGAGGGCAAAGCCTCCAAACACGAGCAGGACGGCGGCGATGACGCCGGCCACGACCTTCTGGTTTTGCCGGGCCCACTTGCTGAACTCTTGCGTCTTTTGGAGGACTGGATCGTTTTGCGGCGAGCGCGCCTGCACCGGGCGGGGCTTGCTGCCGATTTCCGCGAGACGTTTGGAGGCGGCGGCCTCAAGGCCCTTTTTTCCGCCCTTCTTACCCTTGTCGAGCTTGGCGCGCCGCTCCGCGAGCTTCTCTTCTTCGAGCCGCGCGAGGCGCTCGAGCTCGTCTTCGTCGCCGAGAGCGGCGACGCGCTTGGCGATGGCGTCGGGCGAGGCGAGATCGGCCTCTGGCGCGTCACCTTGCGGCGCGTCCTCGGACGCTTGCGCTTCGGTCGACGGCTCGGTGGGTTCCTTCGGCTCAGAAGCCTCGGACTCGGCCTTGTTCTCTTTCTCCGCGGACACGGGGCCTCCTCAGAATTCGCGCGGACTCTAGCGCAGTTTCGTGCCTCCTTGGGCGGAATCCTCGGAGGCGGCGCGGCCCGCCTAAAGGCCCCCGTCCAACGTCTCGGAACCCGCGCCGCCGTCCCAGGGAATCGGCGCCGGCGGCGGGAGCTCGTCGACGCGGGGAACCAGGAGGACATACGCCGGCGCCACGAGATTCAGCACCGGCCGTGTGGGGTCAGCCTCGTAGACGGACACCTCACCGTCCTGAAGCGGCGCCGGCGGAGAGAGCAGCCCGCCCTGCCCTCCGTCCGGGCCCTTCACGACGACGTAGGCTCGCGCGCCCTCCTGCACGCGCAAGGGCCCCGCCGCGCGCTCCTTGGCGACGCCGGCCTCGATGGCGATCCGCATGCCGTCAGCCCAAGGCTCGGGCACGCCAAGAAATCGGCGTAGCGGCTCTTCCATGTCGGCGCCGGCGCCCAGCGCGGAAAGCGCCCGCGCCTCGCTCGCGCGCAGACTCACGTACCGCTCAGCGGCGAACGCCGCGAGCAGTGCGCCCTTCGCGGAGCGGTCACCAATTTCACCGAGGGCCTCTGCGGCAAACCCTCGGAGGCGCACGTCGGTGAGCAACAGCACGAGCGAAGGCACCGCGCGCTTGTCTCGCAGCTTGGCCATGGCCCTGACGCTCGCGCGTTGCTCCACGAAGCCGAGCTCGGCGCGGCACGCGGGCCGCTCGAGACACGACGCGAGGACCAAGACGCCGCGACCGTCACGGATCTCCGCAAAGGCCAGCGCGGCGCGGGCCGGCCAGAGTCCCTCGGCGGACAGAAGGCCTTCGGTCCGCGCTCTCGCCTCGGGGGCGTCGGCCCCGAGCCGAACGAGCGCGAGCGCGAGCCATCGCTTGGTCTCGTCGTCGTCCTCCCGGCCAAAGGCGCGCACGGCGAAGGGCGCGGTGTCCGCGACCTGCAACTCGAAGAGCGCGCGCGCTGCTGCACGGCGAAGGTCCACGCGCACATCGTCCAAGAGCGGCGCCACGTCGAGCGCCACTTCGCGATCACCGGTGAGGGCGCGACGCAGCGACTCCGGTAGCGCAGCCGAATCGCCCCGTTCCAGGCGCCCGTGGCTTCGCGCGAGGTCCGCTCCCCGCCCCTTCAACGCGG contains the following coding sequences:
- a CDS encoding PQQ-binding-like beta-propeller repeat protein — translated: MRVLYTRPLTAVSRKIGEDYERGRIEIDARGGRVFVGSADRGLYALRAGDGSTLWRFETMGVVQGEPYYDAELDALYFGSHDGALYAVKAQNGALLWRMMTGAEVARRPVLSGDTLIFANAADQVFAVDRKSGQSRWRAQRTPAAGMEIAGYSGPTLAFGKVYIGFSDGHVTAYDAKSGLEQWTPQDLAADSERSGGETAKYLDVDTTPVTDVNAAGKVVYVASYAGGIFALDAQTGARIWSNDRATGVIDLTMFREAAHTPSPDGPYAGGPTVPERKVLLATSSTTGFWGLDPVTGRSLWQHPVPDGAKTRGEASQSAAKAPGEPRRSMAGSPPPDGGMTLPVPIAGAVLIGTSRYGLFLVSPKNGRVIDGLDIGSGFAQSAATYGNRAFILSNAGTLLALAVDPPAPPL